A genomic segment from Methanomassiliicoccales archaeon encodes:
- a CDS encoding 2TM domain-containing protein yields MVTEDELRRRAQKIAEEKAGLWVHLAAYVFVNSFMIVIWWWSGGGFPWFIFLMGGWGIGLVAHIASVYFGPQYVDKLAEKEYQKMKNKNN; encoded by the coding sequence ATGGTAACGGAGGATGAATTACGTCGTCGTGCGCAGAAAATTGCTGAAGAGAAGGCAGGGCTGTGGGTGCATCTCGCTGCTTACGTGTTCGTTAATTCGTTCATGATTGTAATTTGGTGGTGGAGCGGAGGAGGATTTCCCTGGTTCATATTCTTGATGGGTGGATGGGGGATAGGACTGGTGGCACATATAGCTAGTGTTTATTTTGGGCCTCAATATGTCGATAAGTTAGCCGAAAAAGAATATCAGAAAATGAAGAATAAAAATAACTAG